The following proteins come from a genomic window of Gemmatimonadota bacterium:
- a CDS encoding DUF433 domain-containing protein: MINKNPIWQDRIVTDPLILAGKPTIKGTRISVELIMELLDGGRSEADIIRMYSHITPEDIRACRKYAATGAKLSNVTWEDIDAIMDGKR; the protein is encoded by the coding sequence ATGATAAATAAGAATCCAATCTGGCAGGATCGCATTGTCACTGATCCGTTGATACTGGCCGGGAAACCAACAATAAAAGGCACTCGGATTTCGGTGGAACTGATCATGGAATTGCTGGACGGGGGGCGCAGCGAAGCCGATATCATTCGTATGTACTCGCACATCACCCCGGAGGATATCCGAGCCTGTCGGAAGTACGCAGCCACTGGTGCAAAGCTGTCCAATGTGACCTGGGAGGATATTGATGCGATTATGGATGGCAAACGGTAG